A stretch of the Cydia amplana chromosome 6, ilCydAmpl1.1, whole genome shotgun sequence genome encodes the following:
- the LOC134649254 gene encoding cytochrome P450 18a1-like codes for MCQDLEHYFRAMQYFFTPDLLNIFMNIFNLLFFCTLYFIFASIHNALKLPPGPWGLPFLGSLPWMGCGAPHSWFLQQAARYGDLSSVQIGSNLMVCIGSSRIIRRLFNRPDSISRPHTPLNILLCGRGIVLSEGLLWRKQRQFLHEKFRALGASSVGINQRVEHCVIVEIEELLAKIESTREQPINPTSFLGRHVHNVICQLMMSFRFEEQDPEFKTFNERVTKSMELYGAIHIGEHVPAYLHLPGKKSVLNEIRRNLRDVREFHLRKVAERRTQLMDINMDRHEPTDLLDYYLLELRNNSVGSKLFDGVDPDEQIVQAFNDLFSAGMETVRTSLLWALLMMLRNPSVEAAVRAALAEALEPGQLVTLDHRARLYYIEAVLYETLRIVSVVPLGTTHVNSSDWNVNGYLIPAGTHLVPLLNKINMDPEYFSDPNNFTPERFIKDGKVELPDTFIPFGVGRRLCLGEQVAKTELFLFFANIMNSYTFYLPEGDPMPELEGVMGVIHAPLPYQLCFKKIE; via the exons ATGTGTCAAGACCTTGAGCACTATTTTCGAGCGATGCAATACTTCTTTACTCCCGACTTATTGAAcatatttatgaatattttcaACTTACTGTTTTTCTgtactttatattttatatttgcaAGTATTCATAACGCGTTGAAACTACCGCCAG GGCCATGGGGATTACCATTTTTAGGAAGTTTACCTTGGATGGGGTGCGGTGCGCCTCATTCCTGGTTCCTGCAGCAAGCGGCTCGCTACGGCGACCTCAGTTCAGTGCAAATTGGCTCCAACCTGATGGTCTGCATTGGATCGTCCAGAATTATAAGACGCCTGTTCAACCGACCTGACTCGATTAGCCGACCGCATACGCCTCTCAATATCTTGTTGTGTGGACGAG GAATCGTTCTCAGCGAAGGCCTGCTCTGGAGGAAGCAGCGTCAGTTTCTGCACGAGAAGTTTCGCGCTCTTGGTGCCAGCAGTGTTGGTATCAACCAGAGAGTTGAACATTGCGTCAtc GTGGAAATAGAAGAACTTTTAGCAAAGATTGAAAGCACAAGGGAGCAGCCGATAAACCCGACGAGTTTTCTGGGCAGGCATGTCCACAACGTCATATGCCAGCTGATGATGAGCTTCCGCTTTGAAGAACAAGACCCCGAGTTCAAGACCTTCAATGAGCGGGTCACAAAAAGCATGGAGCTGTACGGAGCCATACATATCGGGGAGCATGTGCCGGCCTACTTG CACCTACCAGGCAAAAAGTCGGTGTTGAACGAAATCCGTCGAAATCTGCGAGATGTGAGAGAGTTTCACTTGCGGAAAGTGGCCGAACGCCGAACACAACTCATGGATATCAACATGGACCGACACGAGCCAACTGATCTGTTGGACTATTACTTGCTCGAGTTACGAAATAATTCTGTCGGTTCCAAACTCTTTGACGGAGTTGATCCAG ATGAGCAGATAGTCCAAGCATTCAACGACCTTTTCTCCGCTGGCATGGAAACCGTCCGGACGAGCCTGCTGTGGGCCTTACTGATGATGCTCCGAAACCCGTCGGTTGAGGCCGCGGTGCGCGCTGCGCTCGCCGAAGCACTCGAGCCAGGGCAACTGGTCACCTTGGACCACCGGGCGAGGCTGTACTATATTGAAGCTGTGTTGTATGAAACTCTGAGGATCGTGTCAGTGGTGCCGTTGGGAACGACGCATGTTAATTCTTC TGATTGGAACGTTAATGGGTACTTGATTCCGGCCGGCACCCACCTAGTGCCACTACTGAACAAGATCAACATGGACCCCGAATACTTTTCCGACCCCAACAACTTTACTCCAGAGAGGTTTATAAAAGACGGTAAAGTGGAACTCCCTGACACCTTTATACCATTCGGCGTCGGTCGCCGTTTGTGCCTCGGGGAGCAAGTGGCCAAGACAGAACTCTTCTTATTCTTTGCAAACATTATGAAtagttatacattttatttaccagAAGGTGACCCTATGCCAGAATTGGAAGGCGTTATGGGCGTTATTCATGCCCCTTTACCTTATCAATTatgctttaaaaaaatagaataa